The region TGTACGGGCTGCGCCCGGTGGGGGAAATCCAGTTTGCCGACTTCATCATGCCCGCCGTCAACCAAATCATTTCCGAAGCGGCGCGGATCCGCTACCGTTCCAACAACGACTGGAATTGCCCGCTGGTCATCCGCGCCCCTTATGGGGGAGGCGTCCACGGCGGCCTCTACCATTCCCAGTCGGTGGAAGCCGTCTTCGCCAACCAGCCGGGCCTGAAGATCGTCATGCCTTCCACCCCCTATGACGTGAAAGGGCTGCTGAAAGCCGCCATCCGCGATGAAGATCCGGTCCTGTTTTTCGAACATAAGCGGGCTTACCGGCTGATCAAAGAGGAAGTGCCCGAGGGGGACTACGTCCTTCCGATCGGAAAGGCGGATGTGAAGCGGGAAGGGGAAGACATCACCGTCATCACCTACGGCCTCTGCGTCCACTTTGCCCTCGAGGCCGCCGAACGTTTGGAAAAGGAAGGCATTTCCGTCCATATTTTGGATTTGCGCACCGTGTATCCTTTGGACAAGGAAGCGGTCATCGAGGCCGCGGCGAAAACGGGCAAGGTGCTCCTTGTCACCGAAGACAACAAGGAGGGAAGCGTGATGAGCGAAGTGGCGG is a window of Caldibacillus debilis DSM 16016 DNA encoding:
- a CDS encoding alpha-ketoacid dehydrogenase subunit beta; translation: MPVISYIEAVNQALREEMERDPRVFVLGEDVGKKGGVFKATQGLYEQFGEDRVIDTPLTESAIVGVAIGAAMYGLRPVGEIQFADFIMPAVNQIISEAARIRYRSNNDWNCPLVIRAPYGGGVHGGLYHSQSVEAVFANQPGLKIVMPSTPYDVKGLLKAAIRDEDPVLFFEHKRAYRLIKEEVPEGDYVLPIGKADVKREGEDITVITYGLCVHFALEAAERLEKEGISVHILDLRTVYPLDKEAVIEAAAKTGKVLLVTEDNKEGSVMSEVAAVIAEHCLFDLDAPVMRLSGPDVPAMPFAPPMEKFFLVNPDKIEKAMRELAEF